A stretch of the Gemmatimonadota bacterium genome encodes the following:
- a CDS encoding alkaline phosphatase family protein, whose translation MICTGHSKERPTRTGFVAALGVLCAVLAASSPAEAYIGPGAGIALASSFLVFFTTIVLAILAILAWPFRLLWRLLFRKNRAKPRIRRLVVVGFDGQDPRITDRLLAEGKLPNFRKLADAGCYHSLRSTFPSVSPVAWSSFSTGTHPAKHNIFDFLDRDLRTYLPLLSSTHIGGIEKFFRLGKWRIPRHKPEIRLLRKSKPFWTILGERGIWSTILRVPITFPPDRFNGAQLSAMCVPDLLGTQGTFLLFTTRPAQEKFKEGGVRIPLDGALGGNAYTTALEGPENLFLDGNPKLSIPMSIRLDHAADRATLNLNGETVELERGKLSEWITLSFTAAPTVKVTGLCRMMVTEMDEHFSLYVTPISLDPEKPAMPVSHPSYYATYLAKRIGPFSTLGLAEDTWALNEGVTDDGTFLQQTLDIDDERKAMFFAELDRLRKGALVCVFDATDRIQHMFWRYTEKGHPAARGKEDAEHANAIEELYLRNDVLVGEVLDRVGKDDVLMVLSDHGFTSFRRGVNLNAWLLEHGYLALKEGADGSAEWLRDVDWSKTRAYALGLTGMFLNIRGRESEGTVEPGEEAEALKAEIAEKLHGLADAEAGETGINEAFDTAKLYQGPYLQNAPDLLIGYNHGYRTSWDCASGVVSGPVFEDNVKAWSGDHCVDPRLVPGVLFCNHAIDDDDPALLDIAPTALELFGVRAPDHMDGKALFGADRFGGKKKGGGA comes from the coding sequence TTGATCTGCACGGGACACTCAAAGGAACGCCCGACCCGGACCGGGTTCGTCGCGGCGCTTGGCGTGCTTTGCGCGGTTCTGGCGGCCTCGTCCCCGGCGGAGGCGTACATCGGTCCCGGTGCGGGGATCGCGCTTGCGTCTTCGTTCCTGGTGTTCTTCACGACGATCGTGCTGGCGATTCTCGCCATCCTCGCGTGGCCCTTCCGGCTTCTGTGGCGGCTCCTCTTCCGAAAGAACCGCGCAAAGCCCCGCATCCGGCGGTTGGTGGTCGTCGGGTTCGACGGGCAGGATCCCCGCATCACCGACCGCCTGCTCGCGGAAGGGAAGCTCCCGAACTTCCGGAAACTCGCCGACGCGGGCTGCTACCACTCGCTCCGCAGCACCTTCCCGTCCGTGTCGCCGGTCGCGTGGTCCTCCTTCTCCACCGGGACGCACCCCGCGAAGCACAACATCTTCGACTTCCTCGACCGGGATCTCCGCACCTACCTCCCGCTCCTGTCGTCCACGCACATCGGCGGGATCGAGAAGTTCTTCCGCCTGGGCAAGTGGCGCATCCCCCGGCACAAGCCGGAGATCCGCCTTCTTCGCAAGTCGAAGCCCTTCTGGACGATCCTCGGGGAGCGCGGCATCTGGAGCACCATCCTCCGGGTTCCGATCACCTTCCCGCCGGACAGGTTCAACGGAGCGCAACTGTCCGCCATGTGCGTCCCCGATCTGCTCGGCACGCAGGGCACCTTCCTGCTGTTCACCACCCGCCCCGCACAGGAGAAGTTCAAGGAAGGCGGCGTCCGCATTCCGCTGGACGGCGCCCTCGGCGGCAACGCTTACACGACGGCGCTGGAAGGCCCCGAGAACCTCTTTCTCGACGGAAACCCCAAGCTCAGCATCCCCATGTCGATCCGCCTCGATCATGCGGCGGACCGCGCGACGCTGAACCTGAACGGAGAGACCGTGGAACTCGAGCGCGGCAAGCTCTCCGAGTGGATCACGCTCTCGTTCACGGCCGCCCCCACTGTGAAGGTGACCGGGTTGTGTCGCATGATGGTGACCGAGATGGATGAGCACTTCTCGCTCTATGTCACGCCCATCAGTCTGGACCCGGAAAAGCCCGCCATGCCGGTCTCGCATCCTTCGTATTACGCCACCTACCTGGCCAAGCGGATCGGGCCGTTCTCCACGCTCGGACTCGCCGAGGACACCTGGGCGCTGAACGAAGGAGTGACCGACGACGGCACCTTCCTCCAGCAGACGCTGGACATTGATGACGAACGCAAGGCGATGTTCTTCGCGGAACTCGACCGCCTCCGAAAGGGCGCGCTGGTCTGCGTCTTCGATGCCACGGACCGCATCCAGCACATGTTCTGGCGTTATACGGAGAAGGGGCATCCGGCGGCCCGCGGAAAGGAAGACGCGGAGCATGCGAACGCCATCGAGGAACTCTATCTTCGCAACGATGTCCTGGTCGGGGAGGTGCTCGACCGGGTGGGCAAGGATGATGTCCTCATGGTGCTCTCCGACCACGGCTTCACCTCCTTCCGGCGCGGCGTGAATCTCAACGCGTGGCTTCTCGAGCACGGATATCTGGCGCTGAAGGAAGGCGCCGACGGGTCCGCCGAGTGGTTGCGCGATGTGGACTGGTCGAAGACGCGCGCCTATGCGCTCGGGCTGACCGGGATGTTCCTGAACATCCGCGGGCGCGAATCCGAAGGCACCGTGGAGCCGGGCGAAGAGGCGGAGGCGCTGAAGGCGGAGATCGCGGAGAAACTGCATGGTCTGGCCGATGCGGAAGCCGGGGAGACCGGCATCAACGAAGCGTTCGACACGGCAAAGCTCTATCAGGGACCGTACCTGCAGAACGCGCCCGACCTGCTCATCGGTTACAACCACGGCTATCGCACTTCGTGGGACTGCGCGAGCGGGGTCGTGTCCGGCCCCGTCTTCGAAGACAATGTGAAGGCATGGAGCGGCGATCACTGCGTGGATCCGCGCCTCGTGCCCGGAGTGCTCTTCTGCAATCACGCCATCGATGATGACGACCCCGCGCTGTTGGACATCGCGCCGACCGCGCTGGAACTGTTTGGCGTTCGCGCACCGGACCACATGGACGGGAAGGCCCTGTTCGGCGCGGACCGTTTCGGCGGGAAGAAGAAGGGAGGCGGCGCATGA
- a CDS encoding ribbon-helix-helix domain-containing protein, giving the protein MFGSNRVKLDKDLIEKVKKYAEIAGYSSAEEFITHALEKELAQLEGADSEEEIKKRLQGLGYIS; this is encoded by the coding sequence ATGTTTGGGTCGAACCGTGTGAAGCTCGACAAGGACTTGATCGAGAAGGTGAAGAAGTACGCGGAGATTGCGGGATACTCCTCGGCGGAAGAGTTCATCACGCACGCCCTGGAGAAGGAGCTGGCTCAACTCGAAGGCGCGGACTCCGAAGAGGAGATCAAGAAGCGCCTGCAGGGTCTGGGCTACATCTCGTAG
- the recO gene encoding DNA repair protein RecO produces the protein MTRIRTDAIVIRHVKQGDSSRVVTLFTREAGKVAVMAKGARKPGSRFGAGMGLFARSQVGYRPRPGRDLVYLDTCELLESFDSLLPDVLGYAAAASCVELVDRLAPPGAASVEIYELLLSALRILTEVAPFPEGEGARAAALPVAFQAHVMATLGIAPELMVCVECGGDGLGDRVSLSARRGGVLCRQCRDAEGGRRLGAEAVSLLRGSILADLSFVVAAPRGPSEAAVLEARTALDGVLAYHHGRPSSFRARAFLDPLWRGTTPPRGFEE, from the coding sequence GTGACACGCATCCGGACCGACGCCATCGTCATCCGCCATGTGAAGCAGGGCGACTCCTCCCGGGTCGTGACGCTCTTCACGCGCGAAGCCGGGAAGGTCGCCGTGATGGCCAAAGGTGCCCGAAAGCCGGGGAGCCGCTTCGGGGCGGGGATGGGTCTTTTCGCGCGGTCGCAGGTGGGCTATCGACCCCGCCCGGGGAGAGACCTGGTCTATCTGGACACCTGCGAACTGCTGGAGAGCTTCGACTCGCTTCTTCCTGATGTCCTGGGATATGCGGCCGCAGCGAGCTGTGTGGAACTCGTGGACCGACTAGCCCCTCCGGGCGCGGCATCGGTCGAGATCTACGAACTTCTTCTGTCGGCGCTTCGCATTCTCACCGAGGTGGCTCCGTTTCCCGAGGGAGAGGGCGCGCGGGCCGCGGCGCTGCCGGTTGCGTTTCAGGCCCATGTGATGGCGACGCTGGGGATCGCCCCGGAACTCATGGTCTGCGTCGAGTGCGGGGGAGACGGCCTGGGAGACCGCGTATCGCTCTCCGCGCGTCGCGGGGGGGTTCTCTGCCGTCAGTGCCGGGACGCGGAAGGCGGCCGGCGACTGGGTGCGGAGGCCGTGAGTCTCCTCCGGGGTTCCATTCTGGCGGACCTGTCGTTCGTGGTGGCCGCTCCCCGGGGACCCTCCGAGGCGGCCGTACTGGAAGCCCGCACCGCCCTCGACGGCGTCCTGGCGTACCACCACGGCCGCCCCTCGTCCTTCCGGGCGCGGGCCTTTCTGGACCCCCTCTGGAGGGGTACGACGCCCCCCAGGGGTTTTGAGGAATAG
- a CDS encoding hemolysin family protein: MLTALAGLLGLVVFAALLGVVSAAEQALLSLTETRMRRMIDGGNGRAERVQDLTRHPRRIVLTVTLAGSTFLGAGVFCLALAVGAWRPETPIAALFATMAGGLFLGIVGRVIPRSLSSARPEAAALGLARSFSAIQWAFRPATRVVDRIGGRLSADAAEELVEMEELKAVTEEQEDAAGLEEEKRELLHSVFEFGDTSAKEVMVPRIDMVMAEADTPRSELLELVSKHGHSRIPIFEESVDRIVGVVHVKQLICEESTGADPAARESMQPAIFVPESKRIDELLREFQERRAHLAIVVDEYGGTSGMVTMEDVLEEIVGEIQDEYDTEEELFEPLSDGSFRVAAKIDLDDLNEELNLRLPTENSDTLGGFLYELVGKVPSQGEVVDHDGLRFVIDRTHRQRIVRVRIERQDGARA, translated from the coding sequence ATGCTGACCGCGCTCGCCGGGCTGCTCGGGCTCGTGGTTTTTGCGGCACTGCTGGGGGTCGTCTCCGCGGCGGAGCAGGCACTCCTGTCGCTGACGGAGACCCGGATGCGCCGCATGATCGATGGCGGGAACGGTCGCGCGGAACGCGTGCAGGATCTGACGCGCCACCCGCGGCGCATCGTGTTGACGGTCACGCTGGCCGGGAGCACCTTCCTGGGCGCGGGAGTCTTCTGCCTGGCGCTGGCCGTGGGGGCGTGGCGCCCCGAGACGCCCATTGCCGCCCTCTTCGCGACGATGGCCGGCGGGCTCTTCCTGGGCATCGTCGGTCGGGTGATCCCACGCTCGCTTTCCTCTGCCCGGCCGGAAGCGGCGGCACTGGGATTGGCCCGGTCCTTCTCCGCCATCCAATGGGCCTTCCGGCCCGCCACCCGGGTGGTGGATCGCATCGGGGGGAGACTGTCGGCCGACGCGGCGGAGGAACTGGTCGAGATGGAGGAACTCAAGGCGGTGACCGAGGAGCAGGAGGACGCGGCCGGACTGGAAGAGGAGAAGCGGGAACTTCTGCACTCCGTCTTCGAGTTTGGAGACACCAGCGCGAAGGAAGTCATGGTCCCTCGCATCGACATGGTCATGGCGGAGGCGGACACGCCGCGCTCGGAGCTTCTGGAACTTGTCTCGAAACACGGGCATTCGCGCATTCCGATCTTTGAAGAGTCGGTGGATCGGATCGTGGGGGTCGTTCATGTCAAGCAGCTCATCTGCGAAGAAAGCACGGGCGCGGACCCGGCGGCCCGGGAATCCATGCAACCGGCGATCTTTGTCCCGGAATCCAAGCGGATCGATGAACTTCTCCGGGAGTTTCAGGAACGACGCGCTCACCTGGCGATCGTGGTCGACGAGTACGGCGGCACCTCCGGAATGGTCACGATGGAAGATGTGCTGGAGGAGATCGTCGGGGAGATTCAGGACGAGTACGACACCGAGGAAGAACTCTTCGAACCGCTGTCGGATGGTTCGTTCCGAGTGGCCGCCAAGATTGATCTGGACGACCTGAACGAGGAGCTGAACCTCCGCCTTCCCACGGAAAACAGTGACACACTCGGCGGCTTCCTCTATGAACTCGTCGGGAAGGTACCCTCGCAGGGGGAAGTGGTGGACCACGACGGGTTGCGGTTTGTCATCGACAGGACGCACCGGCAGCGCATCGTGCGTGTGCGGATCGAGCGGCAGGATGGCGCGCGTGCGTGA
- a CDS encoding DUF502 domain-containing protein, with translation MIPTLRKYFLSGLVALAPVGVTLWVLYKLFVTLDIMVSPHITRWVGFQIPGLGLLAVILFVLLTGLFASNIVGRTLISRAEQLLAKVPLFSRIYLGTKQIGEAVLADKANLFERVVAFEYPRRECWALGFVTSEHRGELASATGRRLVHVFVPTTPNPTSGFLLFIPESDTVALSMTVEEGLKLVVSGGAVAPPWGGASPQVESPSS, from the coding sequence ATGATCCCGACATTGCGAAAGTACTTCCTGTCCGGCCTGGTGGCGCTGGCGCCGGTGGGCGTTACGCTGTGGGTGTTGTACAAGCTGTTCGTAACCCTGGACATCATGGTCAGCCCACACATCACCCGGTGGGTCGGTTTCCAGATTCCCGGGCTGGGCCTGTTGGCGGTCATCCTCTTCGTGCTGCTGACCGGGCTCTTCGCGTCGAACATCGTGGGCAGGACGCTCATTTCGCGAGCCGAACAACTCCTTGCGAAGGTGCCGCTCTTCAGTAGGATCTATCTTGGAACGAAGCAGATCGGGGAAGCGGTTCTTGCCGACAAGGCGAACCTCTTCGAGCGGGTCGTCGCTTTCGAATACCCACGGAGGGAGTGTTGGGCGCTCGGGTTTGTGACTTCGGAGCATCGCGGGGAACTGGCCAGCGCAACCGGCCGCCGGCTCGTGCATGTGTTTGTCCCCACCACCCCGAACCCGACCTCGGGTTTTCTCCTGTTCATTCCCGAGAGCGACACGGTCGCCCTTTCCATGACGGTGGAAGAGGGATTGAAGCTCGTGGTCTCCGGCGGAGCGGTGGCCCCGCCGTGGGGCGGGGCTTCCCCGCAAGTCGAGAGCCCGTCCTCCTGA
- a CDS encoding sulfotransferase family protein, with protein MIISGLPRSGTSMAMKMLDAGGVEIMQDGIRTADDDNPKGYYELEKVKELDKGGDKGWLVEARGKAVKIISFLLKDLPPENRYKILFMRRPIPEVLASQAKMLTNREESSETEDARMTELYEKHLQQVEFFISRRDYLEKLDLPYRSVLDDPRGQAERIRDFLGMDLDVDKMATVADRKLYRNRVEESPSS; from the coding sequence GTGATTATCTCGGGGCTTCCGCGCTCCGGCACCTCGATGGCGATGAAGATGCTGGATGCCGGAGGGGTGGAGATTATGCAGGACGGCATCCGCACCGCCGACGATGACAACCCGAAGGGCTACTACGAACTGGAGAAGGTGAAGGAGCTGGACAAAGGCGGCGACAAGGGATGGCTCGTGGAGGCGCGCGGCAAGGCCGTCAAGATCATCTCCTTCCTCCTGAAAGACCTCCCCCCCGAGAACCGGTACAAGATCCTCTTCATGCGCCGCCCGATTCCCGAAGTGCTGGCATCGCAGGCGAAGATGCTGACGAATCGGGAGGAATCGAGCGAGACCGAGGACGCCCGCATGACGGAGCTGTATGAAAAGCACCTCCAGCAGGTGGAGTTCTTCATCTCGCGTCGGGACTATCTGGAGAAGCTGGACCTTCCCTACCGGTCGGTGCTGGACGACCCGCGCGGTCAGGCGGAACGGATTCGCGACTTCTTGGGAATGGACCTCGATGTGGACAAGATGGCCACGGTCGCCGATCGCAAGCTCTATCGAAACCGGGTGGAAGAGTCGCCCTCGTCGTAG
- a CDS encoding alkaline phosphatase family protein has translation MTRTLRAGIVMALVSVAMAAPVAAVRGPAERVIVLGFDGMDYDLLQRLMDEGSMPNCARLATEGSYAPLGTSVPPQSPVAWSNFITGMDAGGHGIFDFIHRDPKTMVPYLSTSRTTSGGEARKLFGKWQLPAGDTIELLRHGTAFWEVLESAGVECTVLRMPANFPPSGTATRELSGMGTPDIIGTYGTFAFFTSDDTPFVGQRITGGKVYPVSTASGVVHGKLHGPDNPFLVERTKVAAPFTAAIDPERDAILLTVGDEERVMEAGEWSGWIPIEFHLDFGNRILDFALGETLHGIARFYLKQVRPVFQLYVSPVNMDPEHPAMPISTPDAYAGELARATGDFYTQGMPEDTKALTQGILTPEEFLAQAKITGDEIIDQYDYVLENFDGGFLFYYFGNQDQVGHMMWRTMDPDHPSYDAARDEPLADAIPSICRDLDRVVGTTLDHMDPNTTLIVMSDHGFSSWKRAFHLNTWLREHGFLKLIDPYRTDDPGLFANVDWTQTRAYGLGINGLYVNQRGRERWGIVEESEKGALLEEIRIALLDTVDPKNGEYAVTKVYLPEVAYKDRGHLEIGPDMLVGYAKGVRGSNESALGEVPPEVFADNMEAWSGDHCMDDESVPGILLTNRTLRRSATNLGNLAASILAEFGVEDTMKERLESVGYASGKD, from the coding sequence ATGACACGCACGCTGCGGGCAGGGATTGTGATGGCGCTGGTCAGCGTGGCGATGGCCGCCCCGGTGGCGGCCGTGCGCGGGCCGGCCGAACGCGTCATCGTGCTCGGCTTCGACGGAATGGACTACGACCTTCTCCAGCGTCTCATGGACGAAGGCAGCATGCCGAACTGTGCGCGCCTCGCGACCGAGGGTTCCTACGCGCCGCTCGGAACTTCCGTGCCGCCGCAAAGCCCGGTGGCCTGGTCGAACTTCATCACCGGCATGGACGCGGGCGGGCACGGCATCTTCGACTTCATCCACCGCGACCCGAAGACGATGGTCCCGTACCTCTCCACAAGCCGCACCACCTCCGGCGGGGAAGCGCGGAAGCTGTTCGGCAAGTGGCAACTCCCCGCGGGAGACACCATCGAACTGTTGCGGCATGGAACCGCGTTCTGGGAAGTGCTGGAGAGCGCGGGCGTCGAGTGTACCGTTCTCCGAATGCCCGCGAACTTCCCTCCGTCCGGCACCGCCACCCGCGAACTGAGCGGCATGGGCACCCCTGACATCATCGGAACCTACGGGACCTTCGCGTTCTTCACCTCCGACGACACCCCCTTCGTCGGGCAGCGAATCACCGGCGGCAAGGTCTACCCGGTGTCCACGGCCTCGGGGGTGGTACACGGCAAGCTGCACGGCCCGGACAACCCCTTCCTGGTGGAGCGCACGAAGGTCGCGGCCCCGTTCACTGCCGCCATCGACCCTGAGCGCGACGCCATACTGCTCACGGTTGGCGACGAAGAGCGCGTCATGGAAGCGGGCGAGTGGTCCGGCTGGATCCCGATCGAGTTCCACCTCGACTTCGGGAACCGCATTCTGGACTTCGCCCTGGGAGAGACGCTCCACGGCATTGCCCGGTTCTATCTGAAACAGGTGCGGCCCGTGTTCCAGTTGTATGTCTCGCCGGTGAACATGGACCCGGAGCATCCCGCCATGCCGATCTCGACGCCAGACGCTTATGCCGGAGAACTCGCACGCGCAACCGGCGACTTCTACACGCAGGGAATGCCGGAAGACACGAAAGCCCTCACGCAGGGAATCCTCACGCCGGAGGAGTTCCTGGCGCAGGCGAAGATCACCGGGGACGAGATCATCGACCAGTACGACTATGTGCTGGAGAACTTCGACGGCGGGTTCCTGTTCTACTACTTCGGGAATCAGGATCAGGTCGGGCACATGATGTGGCGCACGATGGACCCGGATCACCCGTCTTACGACGCGGCCCGCGATGAACCGCTGGCGGATGCCATTCCTTCCATCTGCCGGGATCTCGACCGGGTCGTGGGGACCACACTCGACCACATGGACCCGAACACGACCCTGATCGTCATGTCGGATCACGGTTTCTCCAGCTGGAAGCGCGCGTTCCACCTGAACACATGGCTTCGCGAACACGGGTTCCTCAAGCTGATCGACCCTTACCGCACCGACGACCCGGGTCTGTTCGCCAATGTGGACTGGACGCAGACGCGAGCGTACGGGCTTGGAATCAACGGGCTGTATGTGAATCAGCGCGGGCGCGAACGGTGGGGTATTGTCGAGGAGTCGGAAAAGGGCGCTCTTCTGGAGGAAATACGGATCGCGCTTCTGGACACCGTGGACCCGAAGAACGGGGAGTACGCCGTCACGAAGGTGTACCTCCCGGAGGTGGCCTACAAGGACCGCGGGCATCTGGAGATCGGGCCGGATATGCTGGTGGGGTACGCGAAGGGCGTGCGCGGTTCCAACGAGTCCGCGCTGGGTGAAGTGCCGCCGGAGGTCTTTGCCGACAACATGGAGGCCTGGAGCGGCGATCACTGCATGGACGACGAGTCGGTCCCCGGTATTCTCCTGACCAACCGGACGCTTCGGCGGTCCGCGACGAATCTGGGGAATCTCGCGGCGTCGATTCTGGCGGAGTTCGGCGTGGAGGACACCATGAAGGAGCGTCTGGAATCGGTGGGTTACGCTTCCGGGAAGGACTGA
- a CDS encoding T9SS type A sorting domain-containing protein, with translation MFAFEEAPPVSNPDGIVKGITLSAWPVPYTGGNLQISFGVRGNGVSEEHPAELALYDADGRRVCTLVRDIHQDGVHATTWNGASADGGEVPAGVYYLRFETFDNAGTMKVIVER, from the coding sequence ATGTTTGCATTCGAGGAGGCTCCCCCCGTGTCCAACCCCGACGGAATCGTCAAGGGAATCACATTGTCAGCGTGGCCCGTGCCGTACACAGGAGGAAACCTCCAGATTTCTTTCGGAGTTCGCGGGAACGGCGTGAGTGAGGAACATCCGGCCGAACTCGCCCTCTACGACGCGGACGGACGGCGCGTCTGCACACTGGTCCGCGATATCCACCAGGACGGCGTGCATGCCACCACCTGGAACGGAGCGTCCGCGGACGGCGGGGAAGTTCCCGCGGGCGTCTACTACCTTCGTTTCGAGACATTCGACAACGCTGGCACCATGAAGGTGATTGTCGAAAGGTAG
- the mgtE gene encoding magnesium transporter has protein sequence METDPATLARHLTDLLATGDRAGLVALVEKTPAADVAEAARRLDEDEVIRILHALPEEVSADILVEVPEEAREDILERLTPREIAGVVEEMASDDAADVVSELEDAKADEVVGLLEEEDREEIARLLTYAEDTAGGIMQLEVVSVRRDRTVAWTIEKIRAASDEIEDDLFFVYVTNAQGQLAGRLHLRQLILAKPADLVEQLIDEETHAVPADMDQEEVAQIFKKYDLPSVPVVDRDGTLLGRIMVDDIVDVIHEEAEEDYSRLAGTGEEFHEESVVRKAGLRLPWLLAGLGGGVLSALVLSSFEAKLESVIVLAFFIPVIMAMAGNVAMQSSAVMVRGLAGGEPSSGEAARRLLREAGVAVLTGTVCSVSIFSATWLCWSDFRLGLVVGGSMLVVIFVSTSVGALVPLVLDRLKIDPALATGPFVTTSNDILGILIYLSFASFML, from the coding sequence GTGGAAACTGATCCCGCCACCCTCGCCCGGCACCTGACGGACCTCCTCGCGACCGGCGATCGTGCGGGTCTTGTTGCGCTGGTGGAGAAGACCCCCGCCGCGGATGTCGCGGAGGCCGCGCGACGGCTGGACGAAGACGAAGTCATCCGCATTCTTCACGCGCTCCCGGAGGAAGTGTCCGCCGACATTCTGGTGGAAGTGCCTGAGGAGGCGCGCGAGGACATCCTGGAACGGCTGACACCGCGGGAGATCGCGGGCGTCGTGGAAGAGATGGCCTCCGATGACGCGGCGGATGTGGTCTCCGAACTGGAAGACGCCAAGGCGGACGAGGTTGTGGGGCTGCTGGAGGAGGAGGATCGCGAGGAAATCGCGCGCCTGCTCACCTACGCGGAAGACACCGCGGGCGGCATCATGCAGTTGGAGGTGGTGTCGGTCCGCCGGGATCGAACGGTCGCGTGGACCATCGAAAAGATCCGCGCGGCCTCGGATGAAATCGAGGACGACCTCTTCTTCGTCTATGTCACGAATGCGCAGGGCCAACTTGCGGGGCGGCTGCATCTGCGGCAGTTGATTCTCGCGAAGCCGGCCGATCTCGTGGAGCAACTCATCGACGAAGAGACGCACGCGGTTCCGGCGGACATGGACCAGGAGGAAGTCGCGCAGATTTTCAAGAAGTACGATCTTCCTTCGGTGCCGGTGGTGGATCGGGACGGGACGCTTCTCGGGCGGATCATGGTGGACGACATCGTGGATGTCATCCACGAGGAGGCCGAGGAGGACTACTCGCGTCTCGCGGGAACCGGCGAGGAGTTCCACGAGGAGTCGGTGGTTCGCAAGGCCGGGCTCCGCCTGCCGTGGCTGCTGGCCGGGCTTGGCGGAGGCGTGCTGTCGGCGCTGGTCCTGTCCAGCTTTGAGGCGAAGCTGGAGTCGGTGATCGTGCTGGCGTTTTTCATCCCGGTGATCATGGCCATGGCGGGGAATGTGGCGATGCAGTCGAGCGCGGTGATGGTGCGCGGGCTGGCGGGAGGGGAACCGTCCTCCGGCGAGGCGGCCCGGCGTCTCCTGCGGGAAGCCGGCGTGGCCGTTCTCACGGGGACCGTCTGTTCCGTGAGCATCTTCTCCGCAACATGGCTCTGCTGGAGCGACTTCCGGCTGGGGTTGGTGGTCGGCGGGTCCATGCTGGTCGTGATCTTCGTGTCAACCAGCGTGGGGGCGCTGGTGCCGCTGGTGCTGGATCGCCTGAAAATCGACCCGGCGCTGGCCACCGGTCCCTTCGTCACCACCAGCAACGACATCCTCGGGATTCTCATCTACCTGAGCTTTGCGTCTTTCATGCTCTAG
- the ybeY gene encoding rRNA maturation RNase YbeY has product MHPPSPGRVREEHTLSVRGLRHDYGVDRGRFRETLLAVLSGENAPGGSVSVSFVSASVMRRTNHEYRGVDSETDVLSFSYLDEPFNHGVLGEIHVCEAVTRRQAAENHCATDEEIARVAVHGLLHVLGYEHDTPESRRKMLRRQEKYLKRYLSRSASC; this is encoded by the coding sequence CTGCACCCTCCGTCACCCGGCCGCGTTCGGGAGGAGCACACCCTCTCCGTTCGCGGACTTCGCCATGATTACGGGGTCGATCGCGGGCGATTCCGCGAAACGCTGCTTGCCGTGCTGTCCGGCGAGAATGCGCCCGGCGGGTCCGTGTCCGTGTCATTCGTGAGCGCGTCGGTCATGCGGCGCACGAACCATGAATACCGTGGCGTCGATTCCGAAACGGATGTCCTCTCCTTCTCGTATCTGGATGAACCGTTCAATCACGGCGTTCTGGGCGAGATCCATGTCTGCGAAGCCGTTACAAGGCGACAGGCCGCGGAGAACCACTGCGCAACGGATGAAGAGATTGCGCGGGTCGCCGTTCACGGGTTGCTCCATGTCCTGGGGTATGAACATGACACGCCGGAGTCGCGCAGGAAGATGCTTCGCCGTCAGGAGAAGTACTTGAAGCGGTATCTGTCGCGGAGCGCATCATGCTGA